The Carassius carassius chromosome 5, fCarCar2.1, whole genome shotgun sequence DNA window CTAGATGTAAATGTCTCCAGCATGTTTGTAAtcacttttttgttatattttgtgtTGTTGGTCAGTAGGGAACAATCTTAGACAATGTACTAAAATATGACAGTGTCATGACATTCAACACAAAGCTAGTAATGGTTAAATCAACTACAAAACAGTCAATTctgttccttaaaaaaaaaagctatgtaatCCAACATATATTAAACATAAGAAATGCAGCTTTATATGCCATACCATTTAAAGATGTTTGGTATTATAACTTATTTATAACAATGAAACTTCACCTATTACAAATACAGAAAAGGCATTCATTTTGTGcaataaaccaaataaaaaatctaaaagttgCTTTTTCATCAGGTAACAAGTGTCTAAGTATAAATAGATGGTTTTGTTTTGGTCAGAAatcaataagtaaaaaaataaacagataaagaCTGAAAAATAACGAGTATAAGCTATTCATAACACACTTTGGTGTTCATTGCAATTGTGGATAAAGATAAATACAACTTGTATTAACAAACATGCACTTGATTTTTTTCAGAATGAACTATGGCTACTGTAAAACATTGTTAAATCCGTTTAAATAGTTGCAGGTGAAGACAAACTCTTCTCCCCAAAACTGAATCCTCCTCCTGCTCTTGGCCTCTCCACATTCACCGCACCCCTTCTTTAGTGATGCTAATGTGGAGAGCAAGAAAGCAGCTGGAGGCGGACAGTGATGAAATTCTATTATCACTCAAGCACTGAAAGAGTCGCTGGTAGGACGCACAGAGAATTCAGCTCGGACCTGTTTCGCTTTTAAGACAAACTAACGTCACTTCAGAACTTGTTGATAGTCTTTAGGCGTTTACAAACACTTTGGCTGTAGTTACAATCAGTTCGTTCCCGTCTTTTGGACTTATGTGTCCAGAGCGCAACGCGTAAACATTTACTTTCGCGGGCACTGAAAGTCAGTGGATTTGATTTTAAGTTAGACTAGTTAATAGTTTACGGTGATACTTAAGTATCACCACTAACCTCTGTTGTCAGCCATGTACAGCATGCTGGAACACGATATGAAATCCTCCATGCCACCGACGCACCAAAGCGCGCAGGGAATGACCCAGCTGAACGGTGGAGTGACGCACGGAGCCGCCAAACCGACTGTCAACAACCAACAACAGAGTAGCGATCCAATGGACAAAGTTAAGAGGCCCATGAACGCGTTCATGGTCTGGTCTCGGGGTCAGAGGCGCAAAATGGCACAGGAGAACCCCAAAATGCACAACTCTGAGATTAGCAAGCGCCTGGGCGCAGAGTGGAAGCTGCTGACGGACGCGGAGAAGCGCCCGTTTATTGACGAGGCCAAGCGGCTCCGCGCACTGCACATGAAGGAATACCCAGATTACAAATACAAACCCCGACGCAAGACGAAACCCATGTTGAAGAAGGACAACCCGGCTGCTAAGTATCCTCTATCAGCCGGCAACTTACTAGCGGCAGCCGCGGCTCAGGGATCAGGTGGAAGCCCGCGGATGGACAGCTATGGCTGGGGTCACACAGGTGGCTACACTGGCATGCAGACGGATGCTCTGGGCTACAGTCAGCAGCTGCACCGCTACGATCTGTCTGCCCTCCAGTATCCATCTGCCATGGCCACCGCACAGACTTACATGAATAGTGCCAACTCCTACAAGTAAGTTTATAACTCTTCTTACAGTTAGATATTTGCATGTGCAGTAAAAGACATGCACACTTTAAAAGTTTTCTTTTGTTCTCTCCAGCCCATTGTCCTACAGCAGCACCCCCCAGCAGCCCAGCCCGGTCATGTCCATGGTGAAACCAGACCAGGTGTCTCACTCTCCCACCGGAGCCCACAGCCACCAGCGGGGTCCTTTACAAGGAGACCTGAGGGACATGATTAGCATGTATATCCCTGGTGGAGACACCACAGACAGTGGAGCGCAGAGGGGCTATTCCAACATCCAACAGCATTACCTCACCGGTACAGCACCTCTCACCCACATCTGATCAGGAAACTGTTAATACATCTTCCTGTTTCGGGTCTGGAGGGCCACTGATGTTGGCTGTAGATGTGTGAACATTAACTTGATGTGTAAAAAAAGATGAGGGTGTGTGGACACATGGCCGAACTGGAATCCCAAGGCAGCTGGACTTCTGGCCTTGTTAAAGTGCCTCAGATTATTGTGTGGAATGCGTGTCACCCCTTTctataacatttttttctttctttaaggtccatgtctttgttttttgtaTAATGTTTGATGATTATGCCAGTAAGGCCTGGTGCACTGTTGTTGGAATCACTCATGATTCACTCATACCATGGTAGTATCTCGGcacgtttattttttttgtaatcaatTAGCAAAATGGTTGATTACTGCTTCTTATTTGCATAGTCAACCAGCTAGTTTAGTATCTTACCGACTACTGACTTTAAAGGCATGGCTGTAAACGCTAAATAGGAAAAAAGAAGGGAACGGAGCAAACATTCCCTCAGTCGCTGCTTGTCCTGATGATCGAAACACCTCAAAGTGAATCTCTTAAGTTTAACTTTTAAGCTTTCATACCATAAGACTTTGTAACATTGTGCTGCTCTTCATTGTTTTAGGTAATGCAAAAAATATGAAATGCACAACAGTTTAGACATTTTTGTTATAGTGTAGATACATGCCCTGAGCTTAATGCAACAGATTTTTGttgcattaaaaagtaaaaaagaaatagaGATCCCGCTTAGAGGGATTTGACTGTATTTTCTATATAAAAAGAACAATTAATTCATAACTCCTTTGAGAAATAGAACATTGTGAATagaagtgtttttgtgtgtgtgtgtgtgcgtgtgtaaaaAAAGGGAGTCAAAACGTTTAGtaatgttcattaaaaaaaaaaaaaactttatgagcTTGTTAAAAGACTGTTTGACTGAGAATGTATTGCTTtgaaatgtttctctttttttacttttaagccCTTATAGTAAGGGTTAATAATCTTGTATGTGACTGGACAACCTtgatagaaaaacaaaacaaacaaaaaaaaatgtaataaaatattttattatttttgtacacagtgcttTTTCTTTGTTCTCATTATATTCATGAAAACCAGACTACTTTCCTTAATTTTATAACTGAAATACAATGTCATGCTAATCCGTAAATGTGAATTTCACTATgctttaaaacacaaaaaaaaaaaaattatacatatttccattttatatatatatatatatatatatatatatatatatataaaatggaaataggaaataatttaataacaaaaaaataatgtctCTCTTCACATACATTCATAAGTAGCAAATGCCTCAAGTTTGTTTAATGATAACATGACAGGTGTTGCTTTCCTCGGCGCCACAACCTACACACGTTGACGAAGTAAACGATAATGTGATAAGTGCAAAACAGCCCAGCCCAAACACATAGGCTTTTATTGCGAAATTAGCGTTTTCCAAGGATTAATCAAAACCCATATGGATCCGCTTCATAAGGCAGTCCATTTAAAAGCGTCTAGACTCGTTTAATTCATCGTTAATACGATAGTGGGCTTATGGTCTCGACATTAACGCATTTAAGTCGATATGACTCATATTATAATTAGCTAAAACGCACCAAATTAAGCAAGCAAAGGGAACAATGAGTGCAGAGGACACTGATTTGGGAGGGACTGGGAGTCTGACCTCCGTCACCTAACCCCGAGAAGAAAGTGGACATCGATTAAAACTGATAAAAGTTAGGACGATCAAAACGCAGAGGTCGGAAGAATATCCTCCCTTTCTATCGTTTTTTTCATACTTTGCCCGCTATTTCCAGGAGAGAAAGCGAGTGGCTGTCCAGGCCGTAATTGGCTGCTTCGAGGCTCATTGTCCTGCGCTTTTGAGCACGCAGGTGCGCGCAGTAAAAGCGCGCGGTTCTCAGCGCCTCTTATGCTCGCCTTTGTTCTCCTTTCTCTCGCTCTCCTACCGGGCAGAAAATTAGCGTTGCATTGAGTGCCTCGTCTCCCCTCTCTCAGCAGTCCCGAGCTTAACCCGCTCGCTGCTCCCCGCTATTCTCATGGTAATGGTGCAGTCAGGACCGGCTAATCGGGGGTGGAGGGGAGGGGAGGAACTGGGGGGAGATGCCAAGGAAGAGTTTTGAAAGGGGGATGGGAGTTATAAACACTTACACATATGACGAAGAATATTCAGCTGGACCCATAAATGCTATTGCAAGAAGCTGTGTGCACAGAGAAGTCAATAACACTTTTTAAAAGCACAATATCTTTTGAAAAGTGTGAAAATTatgtcctgtttttttttgtttttgttttttacttaagTTGGTGTAATTTGCACTATTTGGTGTAAATTTCCggtgataaaaaagaaaaagggtcTAGACcctgacataataataataataataataataataatatggaatcTAAGTAGGTATGATTTTAATTAAgcaattttcaaaaacatttaaaaacattaatcaaaGTTAGTGTGGCTTGTTCAAAGTAAAAGGAAGACATTTTGTTGTCACGTTACaaagaaaaacacagacagaaaTGTCTCCTAACTTGTCAataacagtcacacacacacacacacacacacacacacacacacacacacacacacacacacacacacacacacacacacacacacacacacacacacacatatacataatatatata harbors:
- the LOC132141465 gene encoding transcription factor Sox-19a, which gives rise to MYSMLEHDMKSSMPPTHQSAQGMTQLNGGVTHGAAKPTVNNQQQSSDPMDKVKRPMNAFMVWSRGQRRKMAQENPKMHNSEISKRLGAEWKLLTDAEKRPFIDEAKRLRALHMKEYPDYKYKPRRKTKPMLKKDNPAAKYPLSAGNLLAAAAAQGSGGSPRMDSYGWGHTGGYTGMQTDALGYSQQLHRYDLSALQYPSAMATAQTYMNSANSYNPLSYSSTPQQPSPVMSMVKPDQVSHSPTGAHSHQRGPLQGDLRDMISMYIPGGDTTDSGAQRGYSNIQQHYLTGTAPLTHI